The sequence below is a genomic window from Drosophila gunungcola strain Sukarami chromosome 2L unlocalized genomic scaffold, Dgunungcola_SK_2 000007F, whole genome shotgun sequence.
AAtcctaaaaaataattttttgaatttaatgatTACAAACACCACTAGTCCTTTAATAATATATGTCAAGAAACgacaatttttatttcctggcttaaattatttattgctgGATTTCGTCATGTCCTAATAGTAGGAACCTTTACCAGAGCCGGCACCGCTCGCTGACCTGCAtcttggctttttttttcgcaGCCAAACTCCCTCGAAAACTCCTCAAAGTTGGCCAGCGTCTGTGTCACACGCAGTTCGTCAACGGCGTGCTCCAAATGTGTACGCGAATGTGACCCAAGGCTTGGGACGGGTGTGCTGCCGCAGAAAAACTGGGCAAAGCTGATAAAGAACAGCTGCCGCTGGCTAAACTGTGGATTCAACGGATCGCGTGGTTCCTTTTTATCAGCCCGCACCCCAAAGAAAGTCTCATACGTAAGCCGGAGTGCCACTAAGTCGGCTAGCTTTTCGTCGAGCCACTTTGAGCCGGTAGCCATCTGCTGTTGCAGGCAGTGGAGTCCCTGTCGGAATTGACTACTAGCCCTGATCTCCTCTACAGGCCCCATGATGTTCCCTAGGGCGTCATAGTTCATTCCCATCATGTCGAAGCTATGAGCCAGTTCGTGGGCCAAGGCGAATCCCATCACGGCGTGCTGTTGCAGAGCGCTGATGTTGCGGTGCCACACGGGCAACTGGAGCAGACCATGAGGCACTATGACCAAGTTACGGGGTCTTACATACAAGGGTGATGAATTACTGGCTTCCCAACTTTCGGCGAGGTAGCTGACGTTGCTGCTCGTGGAACTCCTAGAGCTCATTAAGTTAATGGAGAGCAGATTGTGGTTCGCCTCCACACGTTGACGAAGCAAGGTTAGCTGGTTTCCATAAAAGGAATGGTCACTTAGGTCGAGGCGCGTGTGGTACTGCTCAACATTTTCCACATCCTCTGGCTGAACAATGCCCATCTGAAGGTGCACTGCGCTTAGCTTCTGCTGAAGGATGTTCACAAGAGGCTGCGATAGTCGAAGCCGATTTTCAGCCAGTGTCAATCCAAAGCGCAACTTGAGGCGCTGAAAGAGAGAGCGGACGTTGGTCTCAGAGTCAGGGTCGGAAAACTGCTGACCAACTAGCCAGCTACTTGCCAAGGGCATGGCCCTTCTAAGACTGGACACACACTCACTACGCGAGATCTCCGCGGGGCCCTGTTGCTTAAGGAAGGTCAACCACTTGATCATGATGTAGCTGCAGACGATGTCCGGACTTTCGGCATCTACCAGATCGCTGAGGGCCACTAGGTAGGGTATGTTCTCGATGATCAGTGTGGAACGCAGATCGAGCTCGTTTTCAGTTAGCACTTGGCTTAAAAATGTCGCCCATCGGAGCTGGGGCAGGTAAGTGGCCAGGTACCCGAGTTGCATTTCCCGAGGCCCTTCTTCGTCATCCAGCTGCTGCAGGCGATGCAACTTTCGTTCAAAGACGTCCACCTGACGAGCCAAGGCGTTGGCCGTGCGCTTGGTCTGCCCGATGTCCAGGAGTAGCTCGATTATAGCGCCCTCGCCCATTGGCAGCGTCTCCTGGTGACTCGGCTTGTTCACATAGATACTGTAGGTGCGCGAGTCGTCCCATCGCGGCAAGACATCTTCCCTGAACAGCACCCCGTTCAGTCCGTGCAGTCGCAGTCGCCCCAAGGTCGTTATCCAATCGAACTGTTCTCGACGCCAGCCTCGAGTCACAGACGGCCACTGCGTGTGGTTGCTGGGTGTCAGTAGCTGCAAATATTTCTTGAGGTTAAAGGGCTTAAGGCGTTTGCATGAACGGTAGTATTGACGCATCTGCTCTAAAACTGTAGAACTCAGCTCGGTGAAGCTCTCGTTTCTGCGCCTCAGCAGGAGTTCCAGTTTCCGGTTCACGGAGTGGTCTATCAAAGCCAAGGTATCGCTCGGCAGCAGCTGCCCATGGTTACGATCCCGATCCATGGTCCACTTCATATTGAGCGGAGAGTAATGCTCCTGGGGCTCCTggtgctcctgctgctgcaactgccaGTTGCCACAGGCGTACTGGTAGAAGTTCTCGCAGGGACGCGCTTTCGGGTCCATGTAGCTCTGCAGTTGGGCGGCCAGCATCTGCTGGATGCTCTGGGGAGTGTTGGTCTGGCGACAGGCGGTAGGCGTGGTGCGCCACGCCAGAGAAAAACTGAGCCAGGCCACCAAGCTAAGCTTCAGCATGATAGTTTCGACTGTGATAAATTGTAACTGGCCAGAGAACAACTCGCCCGGTCCGCGGAGACTGCGGACCAGAGCTGTCCGTCGCCTGTCAGTCTTCATCGTGTAAATAAGCAGTGGATTGAAGCCATACAAACATACGagttatttacaaatttttacaaagaaatatttctataaatttaatttattatagttttgttttcgtttataaaaattaatagcaCAAGTAAGTTGTGCTActtgtaaactatttttactTACAAAATAATGCTGTAGtcacaataaattataaagtaaAGACTTTCGCATTagaaatttaatacaaatgtTCAATAATTTTAGCCATTATGACAGCCATTTAATTCTGTTAAGCTAAATTTGTAacttaacacaaaattttgaTGCGTTAGTTATAGCTTTTAAATCATGCAGTAGCAACCAACATATTTCCCTGGTCAGAAGAACAGCGAATATAATAATGAAACCGTGTTACAAAGTAATAGACTGTTTGCTATTTGCCAGCAATATCACACAATTAATTgctcaaaactaaaaaacttgACTGAAAATTGGATTAACAGTACCTCGAGCCACTGTGCTTTGCTGGCTAGGTCGCATTTTGATTAGGCAAAAGTGGCCGCTTATCAGTCTCACCTTGGCCTTGCTTTTCGATTGCCGTTCGTTGCGGCTGACCCACAATGGGCACAATAGCTGTCATTGAACTTGCCCCGTAACCTATACTTTCAGAACCGAAACGAACCCGGGCCATCCATCGTACAAGGCGACCATGCGATTGACGATTACCAATGTTCAGAGCACCGATTACGGCAACTACAAATGCGTCGCCAAAAACCCTCGTGGCGACATGGATGGCAACATAAAGCTTTACAGTAAGTGTCTCGccatttaagttatttatagCCTACACATATaacaaatgtaaaaataaataaaaacgacGTACAGTGGCTAGttttacaaactaaaaaaaagttaaatttttcgaaaagcAATGGACTATACTTAAAATTAGTGAAGATATtcaacaagcaaacaaaaaaaaaaccattgcTATAATTGTacgcatatttatttaatgatcCATTTTCATCCTGACCCATACTGCCCAACTGTGGATTTTTCTTAATTACTTTTTGTACTCTTTACTCGTAGACCTAGTAGGAAGCGTTTCCaatcctataaagtatatatattattgattagGATAAatagtcgatctagccatgttcgtctgtatgaacgtagAGATCTCGGAAAATACTTAACTAGAGTTTGGGATTGGCATGCAGATACATGTAATTCCTAAGCACCGccagtttatttcaaaacggagccgcgcccactctaacgcccacaaatcccAAAGGAATGTACATACTGCCACACTAAAACACGTTAGACCGTAGTTGTTGGGCTTGGTGTTCCGATCATATTggcaatttatgtttttgctaCGGGGTCCCTTCCCATTTGAGAAACAGAGTACAAGCCTAAAGAGCAGCGAAAAGCATCGGAAAGTGGAAGTGCCCTATCGCTGCTCTGAATAAGATAGTGTTGCTGCAGCGGGTTGTAAGTTGCTGCTCGCTCCTTGATTGCGGTTTTGACAGTTCAATTTGGCAGATGGCGCCAGCTATAATCTGATTGTTTTCTGAGGaactatttgttttgaaatatctaAGATGAGTAATGGGTATCTAACAGTCGGGGAACTTGTTAAAAGCGTTCTCTATTGTTTACTTTGAACTCAATTTAGTAAAACATTAACAAACGcattttttcacaaaaaaatgtataaatggtttttatttattattttttaaagtccgAAATCTATAATATTGGGTTTATTAGAAAAAAACGATAAAACTTCTTCATTTGGTATAATAGGCGAAAATATAAGTCATAGTAAGTTTgacattttctgttttttaaccaaaattataagaaaactTAACGACCAGAGTGgaacttcaaaaaaaatatatatatttttatattttctgttgGCAGCAGCtcgcaatttaaaaataaatttatcgtcCGTAGcttaatagattttttgtaCTATTTCGGctgcaaaaatattgaatgaAACTATTTTGCTACTTCTCATGGAAAAGGAGCGGTCGATGACGAAACATCAATACTGTTGCAGgataaatagaaaaatgttGCCCAAGTTTCAGGAATACGAAAAATACACTACACATCTTGTAATAacaaattggaaatttatgtAGGCCTATGCAgcactttaaataataaaaaaaaaatgtaataggATTTTTGTAATGAGCAATATACGTAGtacaaaaactgatttatttattgaggAAAGGTGTTCCATATTTTAGGTAGTATGCTTGAACACAATTATACATTTACTGAACGACATTTATCAAATTCTTATCACTAACTCATGCGAGGTGGGTTCAAAAGTAAGGCGACTTTTCAAATTTCGCGGGCAACATGAATccccttttttgtttggttgtgAGAGGCGTGAAGGTTACAAGTTGTTTTGCGGCGATTTTTTGTTATCAAAAAATATGGATCAAAGGATTTGCATCAAATTttgtgtaaaaaataaaattaagtgcTCCGAAACACTTGAAATGTTGACAGTGACATACAGGGAAACTGTTCTGAGTAAAATGAATGTTTACAAGTAGCACAAACTCTTCCAAGATAGCCGGGAAGATGCAAATGACGAGCCTCGCTCTGGACGCCCAAGCACGTCAACAACTGATGAAAACATTCAAGCAGtgaaaaaaatggttttggaAAATCGTCGAACCACTAGCAGAAAAGTTGCTGAAGATGTCGGTATATCGCTTGGCTTGTgccataaaattttttcaaatgttttggGCATGAGACGTGTGTCAGCGAAGTTTGTTCCAAGATTGCTGAATTTTGACCAAAAGAACCGTCGCATAAGCATCGCTCAATAGCTGTTTAATGACGTCAACGACTACCCAGATTTACTCAAAAGGGTCATGGTTATATGGTTATGATATCGAAACCAAAGCCCAATCGTCCCAATGGAAGAGCCCAGGTGAGCCAAGAccgaaaaaagcaaaaaatcgCCGGGCACGCAAAACCACTTGTAACCTTCACGGCTCTcacaaccaaacaaaaaaagggatTCACTTGAAACTTGGTACAGATGTTAGGGAATAATCGATAATCAAAAATGTGTTGCCCGCGAAATTTGAAAAGTCACCTTACTTTTTGATCACACATCGTATGTCTGCCTAAAAAGAGTggcaaattattgaaataatgTCGCCAAACTTAACAcgatgaattttaataaaacaaaatatatttctgcATTATTTcggaaacaaaaaattgcttaACTTGTCGCGTCTGAAATTGTCGAGTCTGATTTCTataaccatttaaaataaaaaaacttctgaaaaatgttcaataaaaTTAGCTTAGATGCATGATAGCACCCTCTAGGtatactgaaaaaaaaaagatgtgCAAAAACTCTTTCCAGATTCGTAGACGTTTGTGTCTATATCATGTTTTGTAAATAGTTGTTCCATTTTTGTCGCGTCAAAAAttcaagtatttttattttattccaaGAAGTTACTGGATATTTTTAGCTACGATTTTTATCATTGGTAGAGATGATTAGGAGCtattctaaacaaaaattaaacaagaaaagaagcaaacttcggcaagccgaagttcatatacccttgcagctattgcaagaattaaatatttttgaaaacattaaaataatgatttaccTGCGTATATAtctaaaagcattgaagcaatgatgatttgcagctcaattattagatagttattttatatatttttattatttctatgggagctatatgatatagtcgtccgattttgaaatttaaaccgtaattctgaaatatttcaccattactatatttcgaagaactaatagaaaaattgaaaaacagcaaagttataatttttgttgtatttttctccgatttttcctatgggagctaaatgatatagtcgtccaattttaatgaaatttaaaccataattctgaaatatttaagaaacagcaaagtttaaattttttttatttattttttcgattgctcctataggagctatatgctatagtcgtccgatccggctcgttcgttatatactacctgcaatagaaagacaacttttgggaaagtttcatgcagatagctttaaaactgagagactagtagatcgactcgcctagtgatgctgatcaagaatatatatactttatagggtcggagatgtctccttcacctcgttgcaaacttctgactgaaattataataccctctgcaagggtataaaaataaaaaaactactttttcatatttaattctttttttctcttaATTAGTTctacttataattttaaaatttaaaa
It includes:
- the LOC128253198 gene encoding LOW QUALITY PROTEIN: membrane metallo-endopeptidase-like 1 (The sequence of the model RefSeq protein was modified relative to this genomic sequence to represent the inferred CDS: deleted 1 base in 1 codon), whose protein sequence is MKTDRRRTALVRSLRGPGELFSGQLQFITVETIMLKLSLVAWLSFSLAWRTTPTACRQTNTPQSIQQMLAAQLQSYMDPKARPCENFYQYACGNWQLQQQEHQEPQEHYSPLNMKWTMDRDRNHGQLLPSDTLALIDHSVNRKLELLLRRRNESFTELSSTVLEQMRQYYRSCKRLKPFNLKKYLQLLTPSNHTQWPSVTRGWRREQFDWITTLGRLRLHGLNGVLFREDVLPRWDDSRTYSIYVNKPSHQETLPMGEGAIIELLLDIGQTKRTANALARQVDVFERKLHRLQQLDDEEGPREMQLGYLATYLPQLRWATFLSQVLTENELDLRSTLIIENIPYLVALSDLVDAESPDIVCSYIMIKWLTFLKQQGPAEISRSECVSSLRRAMPLASSWLVGQQFSDPDSETNVRSLFQRLKLRFGLTLAENRLRLSQPLVNILQQKLSAVHLQMGIVQPEDVENVEQYHTRLDLSDHSFYGNQLTLLRQRVEANHNLLSINLMSSRSSTSSNVSYLAESWEASNSSPLYVRPRNLVIVPHGLLQLPVWHRNISALQQHAVMGFALAHELAHSFDMMGMNYDALGNIMGPVEEIRASSQFRQGLHCLQQQMATGSKWLDEKLADLVALRLTYETFFGVRADKKEPRDPLNPQFSQRQLFFISFAQFFCGSTPVPSLGSHSRTHLEHAVDELRVTQTLANFEEFSREFGCEKKAKMQVSERCRLW